TACTGGAAAATCTGACTGGGAATTTGATGAAAGAATGTTGAAGGCGGTTTGTGTGTTTAAACTTGTGGTTGAGGAGATGAGCTGTAAGGAGCATGAGTAGAGAAAAAACTAAAAAAAGGATGTGAGGAGGGAAGATGTTAAAAAAATTCACAGTTCAAAATTTTAAAAATTTTGAAGATATTACATTGGACTTTGGAAATATCGGAAATTATAATTTTAAAGAAAATGTAATAAAAAATAATATAATTTCTAAAATGTTGATATTAGGAAAAAATGGAAGCGGTAAATCAAACGTTGGGCTTGCAATTTTTGATATTATTAACCATTTAACAGATAAGCAAAAAAAATTAAAAGATTATGAAAACTATTTAAATTATAACTTATATGATAAAGATAATGCTTCTTTTAGTTATATTTTTGAATTTGGAAAAGATAAAGTTCAATATGAATATAAAAAAATAGACAGTGAAACTGTAATAGAAGAAAAACTTTCTATTAATGATAAACTTTGTATTGAATACAATAAAGATAACAATATAATAGAAATAGAGATAGGCGAATATGTTAAAAATTTTGAAAATTTCAATAGAGATTTATCTGTTAATGAATTTGAAAAAATATCATTAGTAAAATACATTAAAGGAAATACCTCGATTATAAAAGAAAAGGCATTATATAAATTTTTTGATTTCATTGACAATATGTTATGGATTCGTTCCTTGCAGGAAGGCAATACATATATGGGTTATAGTAATGGAAGTGAAAAAATATTAAAAGGAATAATAGATTTAAATAAAGTCAAAGAATTTGAGAAATTTTTAGAAGAAGCTGGAATAAAACAAAAATTAGTACAAAATGAGGATAGAATACTGATAGAGTTTAAGTCAGGAAAACAAGTGGATTTTTATAAAATTGCTTCAAGTGGAACTAAAATTTTGGCATTGTTATTTTTTTGGATGGAAATTTCCATAAAAAACGTAAGTTTTTTATTTATAGATGAGTTTGATGCCTAT
The DNA window shown above is from Leptotrichia wadei and carries:
- a CDS encoding ATP-binding protein, which encodes MLKKFTVQNFKNFEDITLDFGNIGNYNFKENVIKNNIISKMLILGKNGSGKSNVGLAIFDIINHLTDKQKKLKDYENYLNYNLYDKDNASFSYIFEFGKDKVQYEYKKIDSETVIEEKLSINDKLCIEYNKDNNIIEIEIGEYVKNFENFNRDLSVNEFEKISLVKYIKGNTSIIKEKALYKFFDFIDNMLWIRSLQEGNTYMGYSNGSEKILKGIIDLNKVKEFEKFLEEAGIKQKLVQNEDRILIEFKSGKQVDFYKIASSGTKILALLFFWMEISIKNVSFLFIDEFDAYFHYSLSKFILEKLFSNDNIKQVALSSHATSLIDNEILRPDCYFVLNDKGKIKQFSEITDKKIEEYHNIEKMYRTEVFEYE